A genome region from Maridesulfovibrio salexigens DSM 2638 includes the following:
- the rfaD gene encoding ADP-glyceromanno-heptose 6-epimerase — translation MYIVTGGAGFIGSAMVWKLNQMGIDDILIVDNLAKTDKWKNLVNLRYEDYIHRDQFFKFILEGDDPFKTDAVIHMGACSSTTEQDADFLMENNYRYTQMLCRFCLQHDVRFINASSAATYGDGQFGFDDDHEGIDRLKPMNMYGYSKQLFDLWAKRGGVLDKLVSLKFFNVFGPNEYHKDDMKSVICKAFHQIGETEEMKLFKSYKPEYPHGGQKRDFVYIKDCVDVMWWFLQNPQANGIFNIGTGQAREWNELARSVFAAMDVEPNISYIEMPETIRDKYQYFTQANMSKLVEAGYDKPFTSLEDAAKDYVQNYLAQEDPYLKS, via the coding sequence ATGTATATTGTAACTGGCGGAGCCGGTTTTATCGGCAGTGCCATGGTTTGGAAATTAAACCAGATGGGAATCGACGATATCCTGATTGTCGATAACCTTGCTAAGACTGATAAATGGAAAAATTTAGTCAATCTGCGCTACGAGGATTACATTCACAGGGATCAGTTTTTCAAGTTCATTCTTGAAGGTGACGATCCCTTTAAAACTGATGCTGTAATCCACATGGGTGCCTGTTCTTCAACCACGGAACAGGATGCGGACTTTCTCATGGAGAACAACTACCGCTATACCCAGATGCTTTGTCGCTTCTGCCTCCAGCATGACGTGCGTTTTATCAATGCTTCCAGCGCCGCCACCTACGGTGACGGACAGTTCGGATTTGATGACGACCATGAAGGCATTGATCGTCTCAAACCTATGAACATGTACGGGTACTCCAAACAGCTTTTCGACCTTTGGGCCAAGCGCGGCGGAGTGCTGGATAAGCTGGTCAGCCTCAAATTTTTCAATGTATTCGGACCTAACGAATACCATAAAGACGATATGAAGAGTGTTATCTGCAAGGCTTTTCACCAGATAGGTGAAACCGAAGAGATGAAGCTTTTCAAATCCTACAAGCCGGAATATCCCCACGGCGGCCAGAAGCGCGACTTTGTTTATATTAAAGATTGCGTTGACGTTATGTGGTGGTTCCTGCAGAACCCGCAGGCTAACGGTATCTTCAATATCGGTACCGGTCAGGCTCGCGAATGGAATGAACTTGCACGTTCTGTTTTCGCCGCGATGGATGTTGAACCGAACATCAGCTACATCGAGATGCCGGAAACAATTCGTGACAAGTACCAGTATTTCACTCAGGCCAATATGAGCAAGCTGGTGGAAGCTGGCTATGATAAGCCGTTTACTTCGCTGGAAGATGCGGCGAAAGATTATGTGCAGAATTATCTGGCTCAGGAAGATCCTTATCTCAAGAGTTAA